A single region of the Paramicrobacterium fandaimingii genome encodes:
- a CDS encoding O-antigen ligase family protein — MTSQGGSSGRAPHRLDEVVSSAPFAQAFTVCAVGTVFAIPLIRNLLGWPGVVGALCTLVLLAGVVLIGRRHYIEWRGWWPLSIFAFMAWCALSSFWSDYTVNGFIGLGYQVVVAIVALTIALSRDMIQIVRAVGGVLRALLATSLILEMLSGIFFDVPIPFLSIEGNIALGGPIQGIFVTRNMLGLMTVIALITFMIEWRTHSVDRPIAYGSIALALLCLLLSQSPVNQLLILVVLVATLALYWLRKSTPERRTVIQAFLLTVSLLGIVVVYLARNLIIRLLDAGSEFGVRYHLWRATWDIVKDNFLEGWGWIGAWRNDTFPYVLINIQVDRVHGSALNAYLDVYLQVGLVGIFLFLMLCMFAFLRSWNLASNRRSLIYTWPALVLVTLLAGSTAESHILTGAGWFLLVVCAAKASQSQSWRQKIDRRPAGPAMPLNHPDRMA, encoded by the coding sequence GTGACGAGCCAGGGCGGAAGCAGCGGACGTGCCCCTCACCGGCTCGACGAGGTCGTGAGTTCCGCACCGTTCGCTCAGGCATTCACCGTGTGCGCCGTCGGAACCGTCTTCGCGATCCCCCTCATTCGCAACCTTCTCGGCTGGCCAGGCGTCGTTGGCGCGCTGTGCACCCTCGTTCTGCTCGCGGGCGTCGTTCTCATCGGCCGGCGACACTACATCGAGTGGCGCGGCTGGTGGCCGCTGTCGATCTTCGCGTTCATGGCCTGGTGCGCGCTCAGCTCGTTCTGGAGCGACTACACCGTCAACGGGTTCATCGGCCTCGGCTATCAGGTTGTTGTGGCGATCGTCGCATTGACCATCGCTCTGTCACGCGACATGATCCAGATCGTGCGAGCCGTTGGCGGCGTGCTCCGCGCGCTGCTCGCCACCTCGCTCATTCTCGAGATGCTCAGCGGAATCTTCTTCGACGTGCCGATCCCGTTCTTGAGCATTGAGGGAAACATCGCTCTCGGCGGGCCGATTCAGGGTATCTTCGTCACCCGAAACATGCTCGGTCTCATGACGGTCATCGCGCTCATCACATTCATGATCGAGTGGCGCACGCATTCCGTCGACCGCCCCATCGCCTACGGGTCGATCGCCCTCGCGCTGCTGTGTCTGCTGCTGTCGCAGTCACCCGTCAACCAGCTCCTGATCCTTGTGGTGCTCGTCGCAACGCTTGCCCTGTACTGGCTGCGCAAATCCACTCCTGAGCGCCGCACCGTCATCCAAGCGTTCCTGCTCACCGTGTCGCTTCTCGGCATCGTGGTCGTCTACCTTGCCCGCAACCTCATCATCCGCCTGCTCGACGCCGGCAGCGAATTCGGCGTTCGGTACCACCTCTGGCGCGCGACGTGGGACATCGTCAAAGACAACTTCCTCGAGGGCTGGGGCTGGATCGGCGCGTGGCGCAACGATACGTTCCCGTACGTGCTGATCAACATTCAAGTCGATCGCGTGCACGGCTCGGCCCTCAACGCGTATCTCGACGTCTACCTGCAGGTCGGGCTCGTCGGCATCTTCCTGTTCCTAATGCTGTGCATGTTCGCGTTTTTACGCTCGTGGAACCTGGCGTCGAACCGCCGCAGCCTCATCTATACCTGGCCGGCGCTTGTGCTCGTCACTCTCCTGGCCGGGTCAACGGCAGAGAGCCACATTCTCACCGGAGCTGGGTGGTTCCTATTGGTGGTCTGCGCCGCGAAGGCGTCGCAGTCGCAGAGCTGGAGACAGAAGATCGACAGGCGCCCGGCCGGGCCGGCGATGCCGCTAAACCACCCGGATCGCATGGCCTGA
- a CDS encoding O-antigen ligase family protein has protein sequence MSSPVVAPPAALSTRQRVFAALGTFGLVVAFGGEGIRNLVGWPAYVAIVSVYTVAALSIIAIARPKVSRRELPKTLIGYLVLALASVAWSNYQGATLLTFLGTVMCTVAGVYLALLFTWQQVLTRLANALKWIIGLSLAFELWVSLIVRDMVLPLSGGVYVGEEPPLLAYWSRNLLFEGGKIQGILGNSNLLAICALFAVIVVGIQLSIGAVRGRWGWLWMALSIATFALTRSSTIIVAALIAAVALLAVVIARRVSARGRTTLYASAAVIVAAIVACVFFFTDQLLAIMGKSEDLTGRTEFWARVIDRASERPWFGWGYSSPWIPGQLPLDDPLVRHHVVQLHAHNAWLDVWLQLGVLGVVLFAALVVSLLWRSWFAAIDRPRFDLRTDRPYSALSLLPLLFTVVLLVQSLAESRILIESGWVLIVLLALKTKQERTIVEDEPR, from the coding sequence ATGAGCTCGCCCGTCGTCGCCCCGCCCGCGGCACTGTCCACTCGACAGCGAGTGTTCGCGGCTCTCGGCACCTTCGGTCTCGTCGTCGCGTTCGGAGGCGAGGGTATCCGCAATCTGGTCGGATGGCCCGCGTACGTCGCAATCGTCAGCGTCTACACCGTGGCAGCTCTGAGCATTATCGCGATAGCGCGCCCGAAAGTCTCGCGCCGCGAACTCCCGAAGACGCTCATCGGGTACCTTGTCCTCGCCCTCGCGTCCGTTGCGTGGTCGAACTATCAGGGCGCTACCCTCCTCACATTCCTCGGCACGGTCATGTGCACGGTTGCCGGTGTCTATCTGGCTCTCCTCTTCACCTGGCAGCAGGTGCTCACCCGGCTGGCGAACGCGCTCAAATGGATCATCGGGCTCTCGCTCGCCTTTGAACTGTGGGTCTCGCTCATCGTTCGCGACATGGTGCTACCGCTCTCGGGCGGCGTCTATGTCGGAGAAGAGCCTCCCCTGCTCGCCTACTGGTCACGCAACCTGCTCTTCGAGGGCGGCAAGATTCAGGGCATCCTCGGCAACTCAAACCTGCTGGCCATCTGCGCTCTGTTCGCGGTCATCGTCGTCGGAATCCAGCTTTCCATCGGGGCCGTCCGCGGCCGCTGGGGTTGGCTCTGGATGGCCCTGTCCATCGCCACGTTCGCCCTGACACGGTCGAGCACCATCATCGTTGCGGCCCTCATCGCCGCGGTGGCGCTTCTTGCCGTCGTCATCGCACGACGAGTGAGCGCGCGAGGGCGCACGACGCTCTACGCATCCGCCGCTGTCATCGTCGCGGCAATCGTTGCCTGTGTCTTTTTCTTCACCGACCAGCTGCTCGCGATTATGGGCAAGAGCGAAGACCTGACGGGTCGCACTGAGTTCTGGGCACGCGTCATCGACCGTGCGTCCGAGCGGCCATGGTTCGGCTGGGGGTACTCAAGCCCGTGGATCCCGGGGCAGCTTCCCCTTGACGATCCTCTCGTCCGCCACCACGTCGTGCAGCTTCACGCGCACAATGCCTGGCTCGACGTCTGGCTTCAGCTCGGCGTGCTGGGAGTCGTTCTCTTCGCCGCTCTCGTCGTGTCGCTGCTGTGGAGATCGTGGTTCGCCGCCATCGACCGTCCGCGATTCGACCTGCGCACCGATCGCCCGTACTCAGCGCTGTCGCTGCTCCCGCTGCTGTTCACCGTCGTCTTGCTTGTGCAGAGCCTCGCCGAGAGCCGCATTCTCATCGAATCGGGTTGGGTGCTCATCGTGCTGCTTGCGCTCAAGACGAAGCAAGAGCGAACCATCGTCGAAGACGAGCCACGGTGA
- a CDS encoding acyl-CoA dehydrogenase family protein: MTFEQLSADFYGFSSLLSDAEREALQRIRDYMESDVRPVINEYWEKAEFPSHLLPGFMATDVARYAFPETTPFENSAVFRGFAALEMSRVDASMATFIGVQEGLAMGSIGATGSAEQRAEWLPKLASGEVIGAFGLTEPLSGSDSAKGLRTTARREGDEWVINGSKRWIGNATFSDITIIWAKDEADGQVKGFIVPTSTPGYTATKIERKISLRSVENADITLENVRVPDSLHLKNATSFRDTARVLRLTRAQVAWSSIGVSIGAYDAAVAYAKEREQFGKPIAQHQLIQDHLARCLGNITASIALCVRVSQMLDEGTQRDEHSALAKGFCTARMRETVAWARESMGGNGIVLDYEAARFFADAEALYSYEGTHEMNSLIVGRSITGHNAFV, from the coding sequence ATGACGTTCGAACAACTCTCCGCCGATTTCTACGGCTTCTCGAGCCTGCTGAGCGACGCAGAGCGCGAGGCGCTCCAGCGCATTCGCGACTACATGGAGAGCGATGTTCGCCCCGTGATCAACGAGTACTGGGAGAAGGCAGAGTTTCCGAGCCACCTCCTCCCCGGCTTCATGGCGACCGACGTCGCCCGCTATGCCTTCCCCGAGACCACGCCATTCGAGAACTCCGCCGTGTTCCGCGGCTTCGCCGCCCTCGAGATGTCTCGAGTGGATGCCTCGATGGCGACGTTCATCGGCGTGCAGGAGGGGCTCGCCATGGGATCGATCGGCGCAACGGGTTCCGCTGAGCAGCGCGCCGAGTGGCTGCCGAAGCTGGCGTCGGGCGAGGTCATCGGAGCCTTCGGGCTCACGGAGCCCCTCTCGGGAAGCGACAGCGCCAAGGGCCTGCGCACGACGGCGAGGCGCGAGGGCGACGAGTGGGTCATCAACGGCTCAAAGCGCTGGATCGGAAACGCGACGTTCAGCGACATCACCATCATCTGGGCAAAAGACGAGGCAGACGGGCAGGTGAAGGGCTTCATCGTGCCCACATCAACGCCCGGCTACACGGCTACCAAGATCGAGCGCAAGATCAGCCTCCGCTCTGTCGAGAACGCCGACATCACGCTCGAGAACGTCCGCGTTCCCGACAGCCTTCATCTGAAGAACGCCACCTCGTTCCGAGACACGGCACGCGTGCTGCGGCTCACTCGCGCCCAGGTCGCCTGGTCATCCATTGGGGTGTCCATCGGCGCCTACGACGCTGCGGTCGCATATGCCAAGGAGCGTGAGCAGTTCGGCAAGCCCATTGCGCAGCACCAGCTCATTCAAGACCATCTGGCCCGCTGCCTCGGCAACATCACCGCGTCCATCGCCCTGTGCGTGCGGGTGTCGCAGATGCTCGACGAAGGCACGCAGCGCGATGAGCACTCGGCCCTCGCGAAAGGCTTCTGCACCGCCCGCATGCGCGAGACCGTCGCGTGGGCACGCGAATCCATGGGCGGCAACGGCATTGTGCTCGACTACGAGGCAGCACGCTTCTTCGCCGACGCCGAGGCGCTGTATTCATACGAGGGGACGCACGAGATGAACTCCCTCATCGTCGGGCGCTCGATCACGGGCCACAACGCCTTTGTGTAG
- the manA gene encoding mannose-6-phosphate isomerase, class I produces the protein MFVAIENTPRPYAWGSTTAIAELQGRTPSGEPEAELWLGAHPGSPSRIFAGSGVGYADLAEWIAHEPDSAGLSGGRLPFLLKLLAAETPLSLQAHPSPEQAEAGFDRENAAEIPVDAPHRNYKDAFHKPELVVALSETYDALCGFRPVADAAADIDALIAVADDNGHGLAAAELRGLRERLDGDDAEVLQSVIQYLLGSDVSALVSAVTDVAASAPLTPAVDTVRLLAEHYAGDPGIVVSLFVNRVTLKRGEALSLPSGNIHAYLHGFGVELMAASDNVLRGGLTPKHVDVPELLTVLNFTPVPVPYLEPKRVSDGVDLFAPDVPDFELYRMSVHDNDATVDLQKAAIAVVTRGEVDLTGAQGAATLRAGQALYITPDETALSVSGDGEVFVATSRL, from the coding sequence TTGTTCGTTGCCATTGAGAACACCCCGCGTCCGTATGCGTGGGGTTCCACGACCGCGATCGCTGAGCTGCAAGGGCGCACGCCATCGGGGGAGCCAGAAGCCGAGCTGTGGCTCGGCGCGCACCCCGGGTCGCCCTCTCGAATCTTCGCGGGATCAGGCGTTGGGTATGCCGATCTTGCCGAGTGGATCGCACACGAGCCGGACTCCGCCGGCCTGTCTGGTGGACGCCTGCCATTTCTGCTGAAGCTGCTTGCCGCTGAGACACCGCTGTCGCTGCAGGCGCATCCGTCGCCCGAGCAGGCCGAAGCGGGGTTTGACCGCGAGAACGCCGCCGAGATTCCTGTCGATGCCCCGCACCGCAATTACAAGGATGCCTTCCACAAGCCGGAGCTCGTCGTGGCTCTGAGCGAGACGTATGACGCGCTGTGCGGCTTTCGGCCCGTTGCGGATGCCGCGGCAGACATCGATGCGTTGATCGCGGTTGCTGACGACAACGGCCATGGTCTGGCTGCCGCGGAGCTGCGCGGGCTGCGTGAGCGTCTCGATGGTGATGACGCCGAGGTGCTGCAGTCGGTGATTCAGTACCTTCTCGGCTCGGACGTGTCGGCATTGGTGTCGGCCGTCACCGACGTGGCGGCATCCGCTCCTCTCACTCCCGCCGTCGACACGGTGCGGCTTCTCGCGGAGCACTACGCCGGAGACCCCGGAATCGTCGTCTCGCTGTTCGTCAACCGTGTGACGCTCAAGCGCGGCGAAGCCCTCTCTCTGCCGTCGGGGAACATTCACGCATACCTTCATGGCTTCGGCGTTGAGCTGATGGCGGCGAGCGACAACGTGCTGCGCGGGGGACTGACGCCCAAGCATGTCGACGTGCCCGAGCTGCTGACCGTGCTGAACTTCACGCCGGTTCCCGTGCCGTATCTCGAGCCGAAGCGTGTGAGTGACGGCGTTGATCTGTTCGCCCCCGATGTTCCCGATTTCGAGCTGTACCGCATGAGCGTTCACGACAACGACGCGACGGTGGATCTGCAGAAGGCGGCGATCGCCGTGGTGACGCGCGGCGAGGTCGACCTCACGGGAGCGCAGGGGGCCGCCACGCTGAGGGCGGGCCAAGCCCTGTACATCACGCCGGACGAGACTGCATTGTCTGTGTCTGGTGACGGCGAGGTCTTTGTCGCGACATCGCGACTGTAG
- a CDS encoding antitoxin MazE family protein — protein MGVRDRVGAHRERMKAQGFRLIQMWVPDVRSEEFAVEARRQSQSVAEAERHSDDQEFIEAISVEWDE, from the coding sequence ATGGGCGTGAGAGATCGAGTTGGAGCGCATAGGGAACGGATGAAGGCGCAAGGATTCCGTCTGATTCAGATGTGGGTTCCAGATGTGAGATCTGAAGAATTCGCAGTGGAGGCGCGACGGCAATCGCAGTCAGTGGCTGAAGCCGAACGCCATTCAGACGATCAAGAGTTCATTGAAGCAATCTCCGTGGAATGGGACGAATGA
- a CDS encoding type II toxin-antitoxin system PemK/MazF family toxin encodes MNRGEIWSVAGGVYATKPRPAVILQDDRFADTESVTVCPLTSMSVDAPLLRLRIESSSRSGLDTASWVMIDKITTVRRTNVARRIGRLSAAELVEFERLLAVFLGLAD; translated from the coding sequence ATGAACCGAGGCGAGATCTGGTCTGTCGCTGGCGGTGTCTACGCGACCAAACCTCGTCCGGCAGTGATATTGCAAGACGATAGGTTCGCCGACACAGAATCGGTGACTGTCTGTCCCCTGACGAGCATGAGCGTCGATGCCCCTTTGCTTCGCTTGCGTATCGAGTCGAGTAGCAGAAGCGGTCTCGATACGGCGAGTTGGGTCATGATCGACAAGATAACTACAGTTCGTCGCACGAACGTCGCTCGAAGAATCGGGCGGCTCTCTGCTGCCGAACTCGTGGAGTTCGAACGACTACTTGCGGTGTTTCTCGGTCTTGCAGACTAG
- a CDS encoding aldo/keto reductase, which yields MANSYVPSIQLNDGHYIPQLGFGVFRVDPEQTERIVTDALEAGYRHIDTAAIYGNEEGVGRAIAASGIPRDELYVTTKLWNDAQGTQSAFDAIDASLEKLGLDFVDLYLIHWPAPQRDLYAETWRAMERIKADGKTRSIGVSNFLQPHLERILAESNTVPAVDQIELHPALQSRELTEYARSQGIHIEAWGPLGQGKYPLFDEQSVVSAAEAHGKTPAQAVIRWHIQNGTIVFPKSNNADRIAENFDVLDFTLSDDEMAGITALERGQRGGSHPDELN from the coding sequence ATGGCTAACTCGTATGTCCCTTCCATTCAGTTGAACGATGGTCACTACATTCCGCAGCTCGGCTTCGGCGTCTTTCGCGTTGACCCAGAGCAGACGGAACGTATCGTCACCGACGCGCTCGAGGCCGGGTACCGGCACATCGACACGGCGGCCATCTACGGCAACGAAGAAGGTGTCGGCCGGGCGATCGCCGCCAGCGGCATTCCGCGCGACGAGCTCTACGTCACGACAAAGCTCTGGAACGACGCGCAGGGAACGCAGTCGGCGTTTGACGCCATCGACGCGAGCCTCGAGAAGCTTGGCCTCGACTTCGTCGACCTCTACCTGATCCACTGGCCTGCACCGCAGCGTGACCTGTACGCCGAGACGTGGCGGGCGATGGAGCGCATCAAGGCTGATGGCAAGACACGCTCAATCGGAGTATCGAACTTTCTGCAGCCGCACCTCGAGCGCATTCTTGCCGAGAGCAACACGGTTCCGGCTGTCGATCAGATTGAGTTACACCCGGCACTGCAGTCGCGCGAGCTCACCGAATACGCGCGATCGCAGGGAATCCACATTGAGGCGTGGGGACCACTCGGGCAGGGCAAGTACCCGCTGTTCGACGAGCAGTCTGTGGTGTCGGCCGCCGAGGCTCATGGCAAGACGCCAGCGCAAGCCGTGATTCGCTGGCACATTCAGAACGGCACAATCGTGTTTCCGAAATCGAACAACGCCGACCGCATTGCCGAGAACTTCGATGTTCTCGATTTCACGCTGTCGGATGACGAGATGGCGGGGATCACGGCCCTTGAGCGCGGCCAGCGCGGTGGGTCGCACCCCGACGAGCTCAACTGA
- a CDS encoding DUF1684 domain-containing protein, protein MTDTNDFAVAWADWHESRVRATSSPLGLASLVATHWLTAEPLEYEGVPGTWQASGETIVGTAPALHGKTILQDGRPVGTVEGASIALETGQDIEWGDKRIRYFERDAALALRLIDPDATTRTSIRDLSAFEPDESWVLAGQFTDAGDGATQSVEAIDGHVSTDALAGRVDVTLPGGEHATLTVTTDPRGLRAVISDGTSGDESYRFRFLPITAPDAKGGVTIDFNRAYLPPCAFADHYVCPLPPAENRLTTAIRAGEKAVVRD, encoded by the coding sequence ATGACTGATACCAACGATTTCGCCGTAGCCTGGGCGGACTGGCACGAATCTCGCGTTCGTGCCACGTCATCTCCACTCGGGCTCGCATCGCTGGTAGCGACCCACTGGCTGACCGCCGAGCCGCTCGAGTACGAGGGCGTTCCCGGTACCTGGCAGGCGTCGGGTGAGACGATCGTCGGTACAGCACCGGCGCTGCACGGCAAGACGATTCTGCAGGACGGGCGGCCCGTCGGAACCGTCGAAGGTGCGTCGATCGCGTTGGAGACCGGGCAGGACATCGAGTGGGGCGACAAGCGCATTCGGTATTTCGAACGCGATGCGGCACTGGCGCTGCGCTTGATTGACCCCGACGCGACGACGCGCACAAGCATCCGCGATCTCTCTGCCTTCGAACCCGACGAATCGTGGGTGCTCGCCGGGCAGTTCACCGACGCCGGCGACGGGGCAACGCAGAGCGTCGAGGCCATTGACGGACACGTGTCAACCGACGCGCTCGCGGGCCGGGTCGACGTGACGCTGCCCGGTGGCGAGCACGCAACGCTGACCGTGACGACGGACCCGCGCGGCCTGCGTGCCGTGATCAGCGACGGCACGAGCGGTGACGAGAGCTATCGCTTTCGCTTTCTGCCGATCACCGCGCCTGATGCGAAAGGCGGCGTGACGATCGACTTCAACCGCGCCTACCTTCCGCCGTGCGCGTTCGCCGATCACTACGTGTGCCCGCTTCCGCCCGCTGAGAACCGGCTGACCACGGCGATTCGCGCCGGTGAGAAGGCTGTCGTTCGCGACTGA
- the msuE gene encoding FMN reductase: MPELDVTPLKVVAVSGSLHEPSKTTALIRAIVDEVAMRETVEVEVIELIEIGSGFAGALTRDQVSPKAEAALRSIETADLLIVGSPVYRGSFTGLFKHLFDFVGQYELIDIPVLLAATGGGEKHALILEHQFRPLFGFFQALTLPIGVYASNTDFAGYELASESVRTRVELAVRRGLPFVRQRGIPSEIPASTYVGTW, from the coding sequence ATGCCTGAACTAGATGTAACGCCTCTGAAGGTGGTCGCCGTCTCGGGGAGCCTTCACGAGCCCTCGAAGACAACGGCCCTGATCCGCGCAATCGTCGATGAGGTTGCGATGCGCGAGACGGTTGAGGTTGAGGTCATTGAGCTCATCGAGATCGGATCGGGCTTTGCCGGTGCGCTCACGAGGGACCAGGTGTCGCCGAAGGCAGAAGCGGCGCTGCGGTCAATTGAGACGGCAGACCTTCTGATCGTGGGCAGCCCGGTTTACCGTGGATCGTTCACCGGTCTGTTCAAGCACCTCTTCGACTTCGTCGGGCAGTACGAGCTGATTGACATACCGGTGCTGCTCGCTGCCACGGGCGGGGGAGAGAAGCACGCTCTGATTCTTGAGCACCAGTTTCGCCCGCTGTTCGGCTTCTTTCAGGCACTCACCCTGCCGATCGGCGTCTACGCGTCGAACACCGACTTCGCCGGGTACGAGCTGGCGAGCGAGTCTGTGCGTACACGTGTAGAGCTGGCTGTGCGTCGTGGTCTGCCATTCGTGCGTCAGCGCGGCATCCCCTCGGAGATTCCCGCGTCCACGTACGTCGGCACCTGGTAG
- a CDS encoding HNH endonuclease signature motif containing protein encodes MDDYREPPDEPDEWVPSEDHERSHQPPPTPPATPPADSPKSREGDVGDDAVVDALRFRLDGVVDDSQLIAAAEASRLRGMYAMLQDALEHPGVFIPNAHGLTRADLTGESQGWVRSSLAQEVGAALGITKSQAAGLINDAETLCETLSATLDALDAGEVTRQHADAMIRQSVGLSADEVAAFEAKALPKAIQQSPTQFSRAVVKIREGLFPDSISERRTEAVTKRRVECYGTQDGMGVLSVSAPIEVVQSLRNAARLTARALKAAGDDRTVAQIETDAIIDALMIGFTTEPGDKPGVGASGVGADRLGSIRPTVYVTVPVMTLLGHSDEPAHLDGYGPIAPDMARELAAQAPSFTRLLTHPETGAVLSIGRHSYAVPADLKRAVQLRDETCIGIGCDRSATTCDLDHRKEWQRGGETSLSNLQAACEQHHMIRHHTQWDVTVTDDNHIEWVSPLGKTYRVPRTSNVQFAQANAANNDERMELPDTPPF; translated from the coding sequence ATGGATGATTACAGAGAACCTCCGGATGAACCCGACGAGTGGGTGCCGTCGGAGGACCATGAGAGATCCCATCAGCCGCCACCGACACCGCCAGCGACGCCGCCAGCGGACTCCCCGAAGTCTCGAGAAGGCGACGTTGGCGACGATGCTGTCGTTGATGCTTTGCGTTTTCGTTTGGACGGTGTTGTTGATGATTCGCAGTTGATTGCGGCGGCGGAGGCGTCCCGGTTGCGTGGCATGTATGCGATGCTGCAGGATGCCCTTGAGCACCCGGGGGTGTTCATTCCGAACGCTCACGGGCTCACGCGTGCCGATCTGACGGGTGAGTCGCAGGGGTGGGTGCGTTCCTCCCTCGCTCAGGAGGTCGGTGCCGCTCTCGGTATCACGAAGAGTCAGGCTGCCGGACTGATCAACGATGCTGAGACGCTCTGCGAGACGCTCTCGGCAACACTCGACGCGTTAGATGCCGGCGAGGTCACTCGGCAGCATGCTGATGCGATGATTCGCCAGTCTGTCGGATTGAGCGCGGACGAGGTCGCGGCGTTTGAGGCGAAAGCGTTGCCGAAAGCCATCCAGCAGTCACCGACGCAGTTCTCCCGCGCTGTAGTGAAGATCCGGGAGGGGTTGTTTCCCGACTCGATCAGTGAACGGCGCACCGAGGCGGTCACGAAGCGTCGTGTGGAGTGTTACGGCACCCAGGACGGCATGGGGGTACTCAGTGTGAGTGCTCCGATCGAGGTGGTGCAGAGCTTACGCAATGCTGCCCGTCTGACAGCGCGGGCGTTGAAGGCTGCCGGGGATGACCGCACGGTGGCGCAGATCGAGACCGACGCCATCATCGATGCACTCATGATCGGGTTCACCACCGAACCCGGTGACAAGCCCGGTGTCGGCGCATCCGGTGTCGGCGCTGACCGGCTCGGCAGCATCCGACCCACCGTGTATGTCACCGTCCCCGTCATGACTCTCCTTGGACACTCCGACGAGCCCGCGCATTTGGACGGATACGGGCCCATCGCCCCCGACATGGCACGCGAGTTGGCGGCGCAGGCACCGAGTTTCACCCGGCTGCTGACACACCCCGAGACCGGGGCTGTGCTCTCCATCGGCCGGCACAGCTACGCTGTCCCGGCAGATCTGAAACGGGCCGTGCAGTTACGAGATGAAACCTGCATCGGCATCGGCTGCGACAGATCAGCCACCACCTGTGACCTCGACCACCGGAAAGAATGGCAGCGCGGCGGCGAAACCAGCCTCAGCAATCTCCAAGCAGCATGCGAACAACACCACATGATCCGACACCACACCCAATGGGACGTTACCGTCACCGACGACAATCACATCGAATGGGTCTCACCCCTCGGGAAGACCTACCGGGTGCCCCGCACCTCCAACGTGCAATTCGCTCAGGCAAACGCGGCGAACAACGACGAGCGAATGGAGCTTCCCGACACCCCACCATTCTGA
- a CDS encoding TetR/AcrR family transcriptional regulator has translation MTENTEHTQTRLTFIQRTRRAQLIECAIAVLAEDGYAQASLSRIAKRAEVTRGAISYHFANRDDLLDAVVAEVYRIATEQLQPRMEAQPTTMQAIRMFIVGSAEFYRDFPAQMAALHEIVSHPRGDDGSRRHTEQQRANEQELSALGVLLERGKSAGEFRDFSTRIMARTIRSALDGLLMQLRATPTYDARADADELADIFERALTRDR, from the coding sequence ATGACAGAGAACACCGAACACACGCAAACGCGACTGACGTTCATCCAACGCACCCGTCGTGCGCAGCTCATCGAGTGCGCCATAGCGGTCCTCGCAGAAGACGGCTATGCGCAGGCATCGCTGTCACGCATTGCCAAGCGAGCCGAGGTCACTCGAGGGGCGATTTCCTATCACTTCGCCAATCGCGACGACCTGCTCGATGCCGTTGTCGCCGAGGTGTACCGCATTGCGACAGAGCAGCTTCAACCTCGAATGGAAGCGCAACCCACCACGATGCAGGCAATTCGAATGTTCATCGTCGGAAGTGCGGAGTTCTATCGCGATTTTCCTGCCCAGATGGCCGCGTTGCACGAGATCGTCAGCCATCCTCGCGGTGATGACGGTTCGAGGCGACACACCGAGCAGCAGCGTGCGAATGAGCAGGAGCTCTCTGCCCTCGGCGTGCTTCTCGAAAGAGGTAAATCGGCGGGCGAATTTCGCGACTTCTCCACCCGGATCATGGCTCGCACAATTCGAAGCGCTCTCGATGGTCTGCTGATGCAACTCCGTGCGACGCCAACCTACGATGCGAGAGCGGATGCTGACGAGCTCGCTGACATCTTTGAACGCGCACTCACGCGTGACCGATAG